GTTTTGATAAGAATGGAACGATGCAGCTGAGCTACGGGGAGCGTTCATTCCTGATTAAAGTGAATGGAGATATGCAGGTCGTTGTTGTAAATGAAGAAACGGGTAAATCTGTGAAGAGTCTACCTGCTCCTGCACAGAAAGATGATGCTGAACTTGCAGCACAATCTAAGGCGCGTTTCACACAATTGAAGAAGGATCTCAAAACAATGGTTAACATCCAGGCGCAACGTCTGGAAGAATCTTTGTCAAAACAACGGCTGTGGTCGGCTGATGAGTGGACAGCATTGTTTTTACAGAATGTAATCATGCAGAAATTTGCTGTAGGTCTGATATGGGGCACATATGAAGATGGTCAGTTGGTCACCACATTCCGTTATATGGAGGATGGCACGTTTAATACCGTCGATGAGGATGAATATGAGCTGCCTTCGGGATCGCTGGTGGGATTGATTCATCCACTCGAACTTGACCAATCTACGCTCGAAGGATGGAAAACGCAGCTGGAGGATTATGAGATCAAGCAGCCGTTTGAGCAGCTGAATCGTCAAATTCATGTGCCTGAGGATGAAGACAAAAACAAGGTTGAATATGACCGCTTGCCGGAGTCTGATTTCTCTCCCACCGCATTCCCCAAAGCATTGGAGAAATACGGATGGATCAAAGGTCCAGCACAGGATGGCGGCTGGTATCATGAATTTTACAAAGAATATGGAGATCTTATCGCAGAACTGCGCTTCAGTGGTACCAGCATTTCATATTATGAAGGATTGGAAGATATCACGCTGGAATCTCTGCACTTCTTTAAACCTGGCAGTCAGAAACACTATTATTATAGCGATCACAAGTCCATTGCTTTGGGTGAAATTGCAGGTCGTGTGTTCAGTGAGACGATCTATGATATTTTAAGAGCGTCAGGACGTTGATCACGTGAGTGGATTTGAACAGAAATTCCGGATATTTTCGAAGCTGTGTACAGAGGATTATTTGATTCGACATGCCAACAAAGGGTTGTACAAACGGTCTCTGAAAGAGTTGGATATTGGCGTGACTGTGCAATACACTTGGAACGAAGCCTCTGTGGGTTGTCAGTTGAGTGATGGTACACATTGTACACTTGAAAATACGCTGGATCATTGGGAGTGCTCCTGTCCGGCAGACAACATTTGCAAACATATACTGATTTCGATTTTGTATTATCAACGGGAACATCAGACAGAAGATACATTCAATCAGGGTGAAGCATCGTCATCAGCAGAGTTGGAACCTGAGTCTGGTCTGGTAACGGAGTCCCGCTTCCGCTGGATGGTGGAATCGGATCTTGCTCCTTTGATTAAGTCGTATAGCTCTTCCTTAATTGAGGAGGTTCTGTTCCGATTAAGATATCCGGAGCAGATTGAAGTATTGGAAGATACTCTTCTAACAGTGCGTCTAGTGAAACAAGAAATAGAGGTTTCGTTTACAGAAGAAGCTAGTCTGGCTAAGGCCCTGTGCAAAGTAAAACAAACTGCCGGCAATATGGCCAAACTTGAAGCATTATTACGGTATCGGATGCAACAAGGTTTGGCTGATACGGAAGCCATAAGTGGAAGAGTCCATGATGCCACGTTTTCACTTCAAACGGTGCGGGAATGTCGTTCCATGCTGACAGGTCTGCTAAAGACGGGACTTGCTCGTCTACCACAATCGTATATGGCTCAATTGGAGACACTGGCGATTGCGGCCCATAGTGGTCATCTTCCTGACGTTGAGCGGAGTTTACGCGGGATTCAGGGGGAACTGCAATTGTTTTTTAACCGACATGTACGGTTCTCCATGCAATCGATGCTTGATCGGGTAAGCAAGTTGTATCTTGCATTACAGGTGCTTGAACAAGAGAAGGTATCTGCATTCAAACAAAGTCAGCTCATTGGCAGTTTCCGAAGTAAATACTATACGGTTCCAGAGCTGCATCTGTATGGATTGGGTGCTGATGCATGGGAGACACGCTCTGGTTACCGTGGAATTACTTATTATTTCTATTGCTTTGATGATGCGGAGATCTATACGTACAGCGATGTGCGGGCGGTATACTATGAAGATAATCAGTTCTCATATACAGAGCATTATGGTTCCTTCACTCCATGGCTGCCCAATCTGACTTTTCGTCAATTTTCCGGGGAAGAGGTGCAGTTTCGCTCGGTCAAAGCAAATGAAGAGCATAGACTCTCCTCCGGGGAAGGTGCAAAACTTACGTTACTGCCCCGAACAGGAGTTGAAGAGGTGAATCTGGGCAAGTACATGCAAGATATACCCTCCGTACTCGCTGAGGATGCACGCTCATTTGAGTTGTTTTCCGTTCCGAAAGAACGACTGGCGATGATCAAGGTTGCCCGGGTTGTAGAGCATCGCTTCGATAAGAAATCACAGGACTTTATTCTAACGATGGAGAGTGACCATGGGGAGACGTTGGATCTGACTCTTCCTTATTCAACGGAATGGGAGACCATGATCAAAAGGTTGGAGTCGGGTTATGGAACAGGAACACTCGAAAACTTTTATGCTTTCGTGCGTATAGAGCAACAACGGATATACCCGATCAGCTTCCTGAAGGGTCCAACAGTGATCAGTCTGAAACTGGATACGGGTTATGGAAGGACGGGGAGAATTGGAAGACTATAGTCAGTTGATGCAGAAGATCAGCAGCTGGTCAGAAGAGCTGTTTCTTCGCGGGTTATCCCAATTCACACTGAAAGATATTGAAGTATTGGAACAGCTAATCGTGGAGACCTCGAGGTTCCAAATGACTTTCCTTCGTGAAATATTGGAACACATGATCGAAGAGGGACGAAAAACCGCTTTGGGGAGCGGCGATGAGGAGCTTATGTTGCTTCATTATTGCCGCCTCACACAGTATGTACAGCTCAGCACTCAGGAATCATCCTGAACGGATTTACACATAAAGAATTGCAGAAGCATGAGCCTCTGCAATTCTTTATATTTCATTTGAGTAAATTAGGATTTTGAACCTCCAAAGTTAACGGTTATATTCGCTGAGATGTCATATCCCCGCTTATGATGCATACCCATACCATTAGGCGAATGCTGTCTTAAGGAGGAAACAGGCATGTCCATGAGTGAACCTCTGTTAACGCAAATTGTCAATCAACATATCCCGGCTGACGCGACTGTCGTCACCATTGATAAACCGGTCAAACATCCGGCCATTTACGCTTCAGATTTAACCGGAGACGGAATGCCGGAAATTGCTGCTGTATATGAGCAGGGCGGAGAATTAATGCTGCTAGTTCTGAAATTTTACCAGGGTCATTGGATCAAGATGTCTTTGACGAAAGGTTTGGGTTATGGTGTTACCTTGCTGACAGCGGCATCGGTGACATCCACGGCGCGGAACAATCTCATTGTCGGCTGGCAGATCGGTGCGATCTGGTCGAAGCTTGCTGTATACGATTGGACGGAATCAGGACTGACAGATCAGGCGCCAGAAGATTTGTATTACAGCCATGCGGAAATCATTGATATGCCGGGTCACCACGGCAGAGATGGCAAAGTAGAAATTGCACTCTGGATTCATGATACAGGTGAAGCTTATCGGGTCGAGATCATCCGCTGGCAGAATGGTAAATGGGTTCCCGCAACAGATGTATATCCGTATTACTTCCCTAAGGTCGTACAGTATTACGAACAATTGGCAGAACAACATCCAGATTATATTTTCTATTGGTATTATCTTGCGGACGCTCAGTATAAAGCCGGATTATTTCCTGCTGCACTCGTTTCGGTCCAAAAAGCGCTAAGTTTCAGTGACCCCTACCCTTCACGGGAAGTTCTGCTTGATCTGGAAAAGAAGATTAGGCAAGCCATGGGCACAGAGGGACCGCGTGAAACGACGTGGTTATTTCCGATATCGGTTAGAACAACAACTGGAACCCGGTGGGGTTATATGGACGCCCAAGGTCGTATTCGTCTTGAACCGATACTTGACGATGCCCAAGACTTTCAACGAAATGGCCTGGCTGTCGTCGTAAAAGACGGGAAGACTGGCATCATCAATCTTAACGGTCAATTTGTCGTTCAACCTGTATACGATTCCATTAATTCTTTCACAGAAGGTCGGGCCATAGTCATTGATTCCCAAGGGTTCAAGATGATTGATGAACAAGGCGCAGTATTGACCAAACGGGCATATCCGTTTATTGCCGATGTGAAGGACGGCCGAGCGCTATTTTACCTTTCAGACAGCAGTCAGGCAGGAGGGGAAGTCAGTCGTTACGGTTATTTGGATACCTCTGGAAATGAGGTCATTCGGGCGCAGTTCGCTTCAGCGAACGATTTTCAGGATGGCAAGGCCGTTGTACAGATCAAAGATAATGAATATGCGTTAATTAATCGAAATGGTCAGCGGCTGGCGACGTATCCATATGCCTATGTAGGACCTCTGGGTGACGGATTACTTCCTTTTCAGAAAGAAGCATCGGGTAAATACGGTTATATCGACGAAAGTGGTCATGTCCGAATTCAGCCGAGCTTTACCTCGGCATTTCCGTTCAGTGGTGGGTACGCTATTGTGAATACAGCGGAGGATTACAACTCCATCTATGGCGTTATTAATACTCAGGGCACATTTACCATCCAACCCGCCTACAATGACATTCGAGATCTGGGAGAACATCGGCTGGCCTTGGGGCAAGCGATTGATCCCAAACAGTCTTTTATCGGATCGGTCTATGCAATTGCAGATGTCAATGGTAGGAAACTTTCGGATTTTGTATATACGGATGTATCGAATTACAAGGGAGGGCTGGCTTCAGCCACAAATGGAACACAAACGTTCTTTCTGGATCTAAATGGCCGACCTGCATCAGGATACCCCCGTGTTGAAGGCTCGGGCACACTCGAATTGGTAGCTCCCGATCTGATCAAGGCATATGTGGACCAGCGTGTATCCTATGTAAACCGAACCGGGCAGATCATCTGGCGCCAAAATACAATCGTTCCTCTTCACCCGCCTTATCGTGTACGGGAAGAGAAATATAAGCCAAACCCCGATTACCTCGTGTATTATCCGCAGGTGGAAGGGTTAACCGATCAAGCCGTTCAGCTTGCAGTAAACGCCAAGTTAAAGGCACTTTCCCAAGTGAAGCCAATCCCCGCGGATCAGAAGCTGGATTACACGTATACAGGGGGTTTTGATATTACGTTCTACCAACAGCAATTGCTTCAACTCAAACTTACGGGTTATAACTACCCGGCTGGTGCAGCACACGGCATGCCAACGATGATCTATGCGATCATTAATCTGAGCAGTGGTCAGATGTATGAACTCAAGGATTTGTTTAAACCGAACAGTGATTATGTGAAGGTACTTAGCAAAATCGTAGGAGATCAGATCAAGAATGATCCGCAGTACTCTTATGTTTTTCCGGACACGTATGAGGGAATCAGCCCGGATCAGCCTTTTTTTGTCACAGCGGATGCACTGCATCTATATTTTAGCCCTTATGAAATCGCTCCTTATGTCGCGGGATTTCCGACATTTACAATTCCTTTTACGCAGATCAAGGATATCATTAATACAGAGGGTTCATTCTGGAAAGCTTTTCACGAGCAGCCGTAACCAATCCATGTCACCCCGTAACCTAATGCCTACGAATGGTGTTTAGATAGGGGAGGGGATTTGGATTGTTGCTGAATGCGGTTCAACGTTTTCTGGTTTTAGGGATTGAGTTTGTTATCGTGATGCTGAGTGCTGTGGTCGCACTTGAATTTCTGGAAGGGTTCAAAATTGGAACGAGCGAGTATTATGGTTTGCGGAATGCGGGTCACATATTTTTTCTACTGATTTTTATCACCTTTAGTCCATATGTATTCGCATTTTATACTGTAGTTGTAAGTCCAATTTCATGGCTTCTGCGTAAATATGTTCCTTTTGTTATTGCCAGGGTGTTTGTATATAGTGCTGGTTGCGGGTTATTAGGTTCATGGGTATTTGAGCAGATGTTCAGTGACTACATGATCGAGTCGTATTATCTGAACCGAGCGACTTCCATCTGGCTATTTGCGCTTGCGGGGGTGATTTACGCAATAGTAGAAAATAGGGTTTTGCAAAGGAATAAGGTGCGAGCAGAGAACATTGAAATTTCGAATAAAGTATGAGAACTATAAGGGTGGTTAGGATCTTTCAAAGAGATCAATTTTCTGCCCCGGATTATTCATAACGAAGTTAGCCAGTCTTCATCGGTAAGAGGCCATATGTTCCATATGGTCTTTTTATGTTTGCCTGAATTTTCATTTGAAATAATTCTGAATGATCCATTTATTATCCGTATAGAGGTATTTTTGCTCCGTATTGAGGTAGTAGCTAATCAATGGGCTGTGAGATATTAATTGGGCGTATATAACACTGCGCGATATTGAGAATGATTATTAATGTCAGGAGGAGCGGGATGAACACCACATCTGAAGTATCCGGTTTAATGGAAGTAACCAAAGAGCGTAAAGGTTTGCTGATTACAGCAAGTATCTTCTCGATTTTATCGAGTCTGCTGCAAATAGTTCCATTTATCGGAGTGTATAAAATCGTCGAAGAACTGTTAATCCATGCTCGGGAGCCATCTGGCCTGGACAGGGATTTGCTGATGTATTGGGGATTAGTCTCTTTTGGAGCGCTGATCGCCGGACTTATTGCGCTTTATATTGGAGGCATGTGCTCGCATATCGCTGCGTTCAACATCCTGTACCAGCTCAGAGTAAAGCTTGCCGACCATGTGGCAAAAGTGCCGATGGGGTATCACACTCGAACTGCGACAGGTGAGCTGAAAAAAATCATTGAAGTTAGCGTTGAGAAAATAGAGAAGTTTATCGCGCATCAGCTTCCCGATCTCGTAAGTGCGATTGTCATTCCACTGGTGCTGCTTTGCTATTTGTTCTGGCTAGATTACCGTATGGCACTGGTCTTGCTAGTTCCCATGATTATCGGGTTCTGGCTGCAAAGCAGCATCTTCCGAAATGAGCGGGGGCGTCAGGCATATCGTGATTTTCAGCATGCGATTGAAGAGATGAACTCAACAGGGGTTGAGTACGTAAGAGGAATGCCGGCGGTAAAAGTATTCGGTATTACAGCGGACTCGTTTCTCACCTTTAAACAGGCAGTAACTCGTTATCGCGATATCTCGTTGAGAATAACCGATTTATGTAAAACGTCGTATGGCATGTTTTTCATCATCATAATTTCGCTGGTTACCTTTATTGTTCCGATCGGCATTTTACTTTCCAGCGGAAACGCAGGCAATCAGTCTTTTGCGATCACCTTTATTCTATTTCTGATCATTACACCAAGTTTGTCCGCGCCACTCTTGAAGCTGATGTATCTGGGCAGTGGCATGCGTGAGATCGTGGAAGGTCAGAATCGAATCAAGGCTGTATTTGCCGAGTCGGTTGTACAGGAACCTCTCTCTCCGCAAGTGCCCGATACATATGAGGTGGCTTTTCGGCAGGTATCCTTTGCTTATGAACAAAAGGATAGCGAAGCGTTCAAACCTGTACTTCAAGAAGTTGATTTTGTAGCTAAAGCAGGAGAAATGACCGCATTGGTTGGACCTTCGGGTGGCGGAAAATCTACCATTGCCAATCTGCTTCTGCGTTTCTGGGACGTGCAGCAAGGCGAAATTACAATTGGCGGGGTTCCTATTCAGGAAATGGGGACAGAGAAGTTAATGGAGACGGTTTCGTTTGTATTCCAGGACGTACATCTGTTCTACGACACGATTGAGGAAAATATCCGCATGGGCAATACAGCTGCATCGCGGGATGATGTCATTGCTGCGGCTCGAACAGCTTGTTGTCATGAGTTTATTGAGAATCTGGATGAGGGATATGACACCAAAATTGGAGAAGGTGGTACGTACCTGTCTGGTGGTGAAGCTCAACGGATTGCCATTGCGAGAGCTTTACTCAAGGATGCTCCCATTCTTGTATTGGATGAAGCGACAGCATATGCGGATGCAGAAAATGAACATAAGATCCAGCAAGGACTGGCCCAACTAGTTCAAGGTAAAACGGTCCTGATTATTGCTCATCGTCTAACAACGATTCGGGCAGCTGAACAGATTCTGGTCATTCGTCAGGGTACCATTGTTGAGCGAGGTACACATGATCAATTACGCGAGGCAGACGGTTTGTATGAGAAGATGTGGCAGGCTCATATTCATGCAGCTTCGTGGAAGCTTGGAGGTGCGAAGCAATGAGGAACTATTTATACAATATATCGGGTGGAAACCCCCGCAGTCTGCTTCCCTCCATCATAGCCGCCATTCTGGACGGGATTGCCAAGATCGTTCCGGCTGCGCTGCTCGTTGATATTTTCAATACGATATACAAATCCTTCGCTGAACCGGATAAAGGACTGGACATCCAGCGAATGTGGGTGGTGTGCTGCATTCTGTTTGCATGGCTTTTGGTGGAATATGCGGCTTACTCTTCTCTCTATGATAAAACTTATCGGGCAGCATACAGCCTCGCCGCAACGGGACGTTTGAAGCTGGCTGAACATATTCGTCATCTGTCATTGGGTTTCTTCGGCAAAAGGGACCCGGGAGATCTGACCAATCTGATTCTGAGTGATTATGGACAGGTAGAGCATACGATCTCTCACAATCTGTCACAGCTCATCAGCGCAATTGTGCTGCCGGTGTTGGCTTTTGCTGGACTGCTGTTTGTAGATTGGCGAATGGCAGTGGCGATGTTCATCGCTGTTCCACTGGGGGTGGCCTTGTTATGGATGACAGACTCCATTCAGGCTCGCTTAAGCGAGAATCATGTGAGAGCCAAGAACGAAGCGGCCAGTCGGCTGCAAGAGTATTTAACGGGTATTCGTGAGATCAAAGCCCACAATATGGGCGGAGAACGATTTGAACGACTGCGTCGTTCTTTTGACGAGTTGAAGTCGGCATCCATTCGGTTGGAAGGCATTATGGGTCCGATGATTATGGGCGCGATGTTGCTTGCGCGTTCCGGCATGATGTGGATGATTTTGGCGGGGAGTTATTTGCTTGCTGGCGGGGAATTGACATTGCCGATATTTTTGCTGTTTTTGCTAGTCGGTACCAAAGTGTTTGAACCTCTGACCGTTGCGCTGATGAGTTATGGCGAGATGCGGTACTCCGCATATAGTGCACGGCGCATTATGGAAGTGCAGCAGGAGGCGCCGATGACAGGAACAGGAAGCGTACAACCTAATCAGGCCATTTCGTTTGACCGCGTAACCTTTGGTTATGATGATGAGCTGCCTGTGCTGAAGAATTTGTCGTTTACCATTCCTCCGCACACCATTACTGCACTTGTAGGGCCTTCCGGCAGTGGTAAAAGTACGGTTACCCGTCTCATTGCGCGTTTCTGGGATGTGCAGTCAGGTTCCATTACGATTGGCGGGCAGCCAATTAACCGTATGGACCCGGAGAAACTGTTGGAGGATATCTCTGTTGTCTTCCAGGACGTATATCTGTTTCAGGATACAATCGGTAACAACATACGTGTAGGGAAGAAAGAGGCTACCCAGGCAGAAATTGAAGAAGCAGCACGTCGGGCTTGCTGTCATGAGTTTATCGCAAGTCTGCCTCAAGGATATGACACGTTAGTGGGAGAAGGAGGCTCGACGTTATCTGGTGGGGAAAAACAGCGTATATCGATTGCACGTGCGTTGTTGAAAAATGCATCCATCGTATTGCTGGACGAAGCTACGGCATCACTTGATCCAGAAAATGAAGCCGCAGTTCAGCAAGCGATTAACGAGCTGGTCGCGAACAAAACGGTAATTCTAATCGCTCATCGTTTGAAAACGATCCAAAATGCGGATCAGATCCTTGTCCTGGATCAGGGCCAGCTTGTGGAACAAGGAACGCATGAGCAATTATTGCTAACATCAGGTATCTATTCGCGTCTGTGGCAATTACAGCATGATGCCGAGGGATGGCAAGTAAAAGTAAATGTGTAGAATTGGAGAGGAGAATAGTTCAAATGTTAAAACGAATTCATATATGGATTGCATTATGCTCCATGCTGATGCTTGCGGCTTGCGGAACTGAACAGACAAGCAGTCAGGAGGTTCGTTCGTCAGAGGGAACGACGCAAGCGACAACGAAAGTCATCACCAATCCAAATGGAGAAGAAGTCACAATCCCCCTTAATCCGGAGCGGATTGTGGATCTGTCCGGCTCAACAGAGGAATTACTGATCGTTGGCAAAACGCCTGTCGCAACAACCAGCGCCGATTATGGGCAGCAAGATCAGATCACTCCACCCCTTAAAGACAAGTTGGATGCAAGTACCTTGGTTCTGGGGTGGTTGGGCAGCAAATTCAGTATAGAAGCGGTGACTGCATCGAACCCGGATCTGATCATTCTGGGAAAGGATTTTAATACAGATCAGTATGAAACCTTATCCTTGATTGCACCGACAATTGTTTTGCCATACTCGTATTATGATTGGAGAGAACGTCTGACGTTCCTAGCAGATACGTTCGGAGAAGAAACCAAAAAGGATGAGTTCCTGGCTAAATATGATGCAAAGTCGGCTGAGTGGAAGCAAAAACTCGAATCGGCTGTGAACGGTGAATCTTTTGCGGTCATCGAAACCTATCCTAACAATCTGGTGATCTATTCGAATAAAGGTGCGGCAGAGATGTTGTACGGCGAGTGGGGCCTAAAACGTACAGAAGGTATTCCTGAGCCCGAAGGCTGGGGAGGCAAACAGATTAGTATAGAGGCGCTAATCTCCGTCAATCCGGACCAGCTGGTGCTGATGGAGAATAGCGAGAACAAAATGGAAGACAGCAAGGTGTGGAATAACATGAATGCCGTCAAGGATGGGAAGATTTATAAAATCTCCAGTGTAGATAACTACAATTATTCTTATACGGCTATGGGACGGATGGAGCTTATGGATCGTTTGGGTAACCTGATTTTGGAAGGACAGAAGTAACGCTGAATAGAAATATAACGAAAGATTAAAAAGTTAAACGGTTCGCCATGGATAGGCTTCTCAACAAAAGTTGAGGGGCCTATCTTCATTCCTTGAAAAGGATGATTAAGAACTTAATGGAATATTTTTCTGTTATACTACATGGATATGTGTCTACATACATTCAACTAAATCCATATGAAAGGAGGCATTCATTTGAGAGAAGCAGGTTTTTGGGTTAGATTAGGAGCAAACTTGTTAGATGGAATTATCGTTTCAATACCTTTAGCCATTGTTGTAGGTGTACTGACAGGAAATTTTGATAATGACGAGCCTTTAGCTAAACTACTGAGTGGATTATATTCCATTTTATTACCTGTATTATGGAGTGGCCGAACGATAGGAAAACGTATTTGCGGAATTCGAATTCGAAAATACGATACACATGAGCCCCCTGGAATTGGATCCATGCTCATGCGAGTTGTTGTTGCAGGACTGGTATATGGAATCACATTTGGCATTGGTTTCATTGCGAGTGTCATCATGGTTGCTGTACGAGAAGACAAACGTGCAATACATGATTTTATCGCAGGTACCGAAGTTGTCTGGGACTAAAAATGAGAAAGCGAGCCCTGGCATAATATATTCGTTATATTCAAATCCATTCATATTCACCCACGTTACAGACGATGAACAGTGTTCATCGTCTGTTTTTTTGTGATGTCAGAAGTACAGTCACAAACCCGCGCCAACACTGCAAATTCAAGGCATTGCAGAAGATTATATAGAGAATTCGTCTATCGTTTTGGCTAAATGATCATTTGATTCTGACGAAATCAACATGTCATTTCATCTTTTGCGAATATCGCTACAGTGCGCTCTCCCTTACTCTGAGGTAGAGCACAGACATTCCCAAAAGGTGGAGGATAAGGTCCATGAGAAGAAAAGTGTTATCTACGAGTTTGATGATCCTGTTATTAGGTACAACGATCCTGGGGTGTTCGTCCGGAGACAGTAAAACGGGCGAAGCTGAAAAAGAGACACCAAGCGGATCAACGGAAGCAACAACCTATCCGATTCAAACGGATAAGACGCTTACGTACTGGGGTGAAATTAACGGAAACTTGATCGGGGTCAAAAATTCGCACAGCGAAATTCCATTCTTTCAAAAATGGCAGGAAAAAACCGGTGTGCCACTCAAATTCACGGCACCACCGACAGGTCAGGTCAGAGAATCCTTTAACGTGATGCTGGCATCCGGGGATTTGCCAGACATGCTGGAGTACAATTTCATCGGAGATTTCCCCGGTGGACCGGAGAAAGCCATCAATGATGGTTACATCCTCAAGTTGAACGATCTGATTGACCAGTATGCTCCGAATCTGAAGAAATACCTGCAGGACAATCCGGACATCGACAAGATGGTCAAAACGGACAGTGGCAGCTACTATGTATTCCCTTTCGTTCGGGGAGATGAGTATCTTCGTGTCTTCCAGGGACCCATCATTCGTCAGGATTGGCTGGATGAGTTGGGACTGCCTGTTCCGGAAACGATTGATGAGTGGACAACAACTCTAAGAGCCTTCAAAGAGAAAAAAGGCGCAGCCGCTCCGTTCTCTGTAGTAAGTAAGCCACGATTCTTTAACGATTCCGGTAATGGTGCTTTCCTTGGCGCCTTCGGTGTAAACCGCGGATTCTATCAGGAAGACGGACAGGTCAAATTTGGTCCTGCGGAAGAAGGTTTCAAAGAATACTTGACGTTATTCCAGGAATGGTACAAAGAAGGTTTGATTGATAAAAACATCTCCACAGCAGATACCAAATCCGTTGACGGTAACCTCGCTTCGGGTGCTACTGGCGCTAGTGTTGGTAACGCAGGCGGAGGTATCGGCAAATGGCAGCCGCTCGTAGAAGCAAATGATCCGGATGCCGTTCTGGTCGCTGCACCATATCCGGTACTTAACAAAGGGGATATTCCTAAATTCGGCCAGCTTAATCAAGGTTATGCCTCGGAAGGTACGGTTGCCATCACGACGGCAGCCAAGGACCCGGAACTTGCCGTTCGCATGCTGGATTATGGTTACAGTGAGGAAGGGCACATGTTCTTCAACTTCGGTGAAGAGGGTGTCAGCTATAACATGGAAGGCGATTATCCGAAATTCACGGACTTGCTGCTGAAGAATCCGGATAAACTCGCTCCTGCACAAGCGATTTCACTATATGCCCGCAGCAGCTATAACGGTCCGTTTGTTCAAGACAAACGTTATGCCGAGCAGTTCTTTGCATTACAGACTCAGCGCGATGCCATTGATGTATGGAAGAATACACAGGCCGCCAAATATAATCTGCCTTCAATCACACCTACACCTGAAGAAAGCTCCGAATATGCGACCATCATGAATGATATCAACACGCTCGTCGATGAGATGACCATCAAGATCATTCTGGGTAACGAACCAGTGGATCAATTCGAGAGCTATGTTGCAAAAATGAAATCGTTACATCTGGATCGAGCTATTGAAATCCAAACAGCAGCACTCGAACGCTACAACAACCGGTAATTGTAAAAGGGGAGGGCACTAGCCCTCCCGATTGAAAAGAGGTGAAAAGGTACATCATGAGCAATCGTCAATCCTTTAGAAGCCGGTTCATGCGGGACTTCATGATGAACAAGTATTTATATATCATGATGATTCCCGTTATTGGATATTATTTAATATTTCATTACGGTCCGATGTACGGTGCAATTATTGCCTTTAAAGATTAT
This window of the Paenibacillus marchantiae genome carries:
- a CDS encoding ABC transporter substrate-binding protein, with amino-acid sequence MLKRIHIWIALCSMLMLAACGTEQTSSQEVRSSEGTTQATTKVITNPNGEEVTIPLNPERIVDLSGSTEELLIVGKTPVATTSADYGQQDQITPPLKDKLDASTLVLGWLGSKFSIEAVTASNPDLIILGKDFNTDQYETLSLIAPTIVLPYSYYDWRERLTFLADTFGEETKKDEFLAKYDAKSAEWKQKLESAVNGESFAVIETYPNNLVIYSNKGAAEMLYGEWGLKRTEGIPEPEGWGGKQISIEALISVNPDQLVLMENSENKMEDSKVWNNMNAVKDGKIYKISSVDNYNYSYTAMGRMELMDRLGNLILEGQK
- a CDS encoding RDD family protein; its protein translation is MKGGIHLREAGFWVRLGANLLDGIIVSIPLAIVVGVLTGNFDNDEPLAKLLSGLYSILLPVLWSGRTIGKRICGIRIRKYDTHEPPGIGSMLMRVVVAGLVYGITFGIGFIASVIMVAVREDKRAIHDFIAGTEVVWD
- a CDS encoding extracellular solute-binding protein — encoded protein: MRRKVLSTSLMILLLGTTILGCSSGDSKTGEAEKETPSGSTEATTYPIQTDKTLTYWGEINGNLIGVKNSHSEIPFFQKWQEKTGVPLKFTAPPTGQVRESFNVMLASGDLPDMLEYNFIGDFPGGPEKAINDGYILKLNDLIDQYAPNLKKYLQDNPDIDKMVKTDSGSYYVFPFVRGDEYLRVFQGPIIRQDWLDELGLPVPETIDEWTTTLRAFKEKKGAAAPFSVVSKPRFFNDSGNGAFLGAFGVNRGFYQEDGQVKFGPAEEGFKEYLTLFQEWYKEGLIDKNISTADTKSVDGNLASGATGASVGNAGGGIGKWQPLVEANDPDAVLVAAPYPVLNKGDIPKFGQLNQGYASEGTVAITTAAKDPELAVRMLDYGYSEEGHMFFNFGEEGVSYNMEGDYPKFTDLLLKNPDKLAPAQAISLYARSSYNGPFVQDKRYAEQFFALQTQRDAIDVWKNTQAAKYNLPSITPTPEESSEYATIMNDINTLVDEMTIKIILGNEPVDQFESYVAKMKSLHLDRAIEIQTAALERYNNR